CTCTATATGTTTCCTGATGAAGGAGATTACAAGAATAGAAAGTCATGCCACAGAATAAATGTTCAGGCAGGTGTAATTTGTAGCTTTTAGTAGTTTACTGCATTGATTTATTGGTCTGTTTCATAGTACGCCTACTTACTGTTCTGCACGGTGATCATCATACACTgcctgtctgataaatgtcaacAATAAAGGAAATAGGATGATTGtgttatttaacttttttttttccctaatggAATGCATAAAAGAAAACTAAGGAGATCAGGTAGCTCTAACTGGGTTAAGAAATGGCCATCGGATTATTAAAAACTAGAAGGATAGTGGGGAACCATCATTTTTGCAGAAACCAGTGAAAAATGTGTGTAGCCTTCAGAAAAACACTGATCAGTGAAGCATGGGTAAGAAGAGAGGTTAAGGAGGTGATGCAGCCATCATGAGTTCCCTCCATACAAGCCAGTGTGGGCGGAGCTATGATCGGGACGGGGTTACTGCAGTCAGGTCAAGGTTCAACAACGTTCTGTCCCCAAAGAATGAGGTCAGCCGAATATAATAAACGACCAAGTTATTCCATCTGTCGCTCACGGCACAGGTGGAATGGCCACCAGAGTCCAGATCTTATCACCATTGAAAAGCTTTGGGATgttatgttattttaaatgCTTGTCCCAGTGCATGTGGCTTTTTTAAAACCCAAGAATCTCCAAGTACTTTGCAGAACAAATTAAGAGCTACTATTGATACTGTTATACTGGTTACCTGCGACACTTGCAGTCCTGTACAGAAATACTTAGTCAAGTCATGTAATTTCCCTTTAAACTCAGTTTAAGATCAGCTGTTCTGGGGCGTTTTCATTACGATCACTTCCTCGCCACGTTGGTTTTGCCTGATTGGTGGAGTAGAAACCATTCGCACGCAGGGGAAGACTTATAGACTTCGGGAACAGAACAACGCGGTGATTTAGGAATAAACAGATTACTTCTGGTATATTATCATTTCAGATCTTTGGACCAGTTAGTCCTATAAAACAGAAACAGTAAAACATGTTTCAGGCCTAAAACTCTTTTATCGTAGAAGTTTAGTTGTATTTAAAACAACTGAATAAACTGTATCGTAAATACCCTCCAGCCACAGGAAGTAAACACCCCTGGTAAATACTGGTACGGTCCATTAACCTGCGACCTTTCCCGGAAGTCCTTGCGTGTGGCGTCATGTGGTGTTGGCCACGCCTCCCTGCGCTGTGTGGAGTTGTTTGAAGTGTCATTCATAGAGAAAATAAAACCTGTTTAACGTGTTCCACGGGGCAACAAGGACATAAGACCAAGAACGAACTAGGCAGTGTAACCAACTGGTGAGTATTAGCCGTGTGTCCGCGCTTCTAGACATGTTTCTGGTTGTTGGAACGCTGGAGGATTAAATTGGTTTTATTGATTTCTGAAGGCAGACTCGATGCTGGACTGTTCCCCGCTGTGGTTAAAATGAAAGCTCTGATTCTGGTTGGTGGATATGGAACCCGTCTGCGACCGCTCACCCTCACTGTGCCCAAACCCCTGGTGGAGTTCTGCAACAAGCCCATCCTGCTGCACCAGGTGGAGAATCTTGCTAAGGTCTGCGCTTCTTTTAATGCACTTACATTCAGTCATGCTGTGTAATGCGGCAACACGTTATCGCCTGGCTGACGTGTCAGTGTCGTCATCACGCATTGGCACGACGTCGCTCACGCATCTTCTTTCAGGGCTCGTCAACAGGTTGGTCTTGTTGAGAGCTGCGGCTTTCCCAATCCTGATGTTCCACATAAAGCCGCTCCAGAGCATTTCAATATAATCACCTTCACAAATGTCCACACGTTTTCTGTGTCTTAAAATTCTCATTTTACAAGAAGTTGAggtctgtatatatatatatatatatatataaaattctgcCTGCTCATGAATAAGTGGATACCAGGATGTATTTTGTCTCCTATTCCGCAGGCTGGGGTGGACCATGTCATCCTGGCGGTGAGCTACATGTCTGAAGTactggagagagagatgagattgcAGGAACAGAGGGTAAatcttttaaacatttttcatggGAGATCAGCACTCTGCTATACTGCTGAAAAGTCGGTTTTAATTTGGATACTAGGACATTCTCATAATTGTAGAAATTTGtcacatttgtatatttacagcatttatcaaatgcccttatccagagcaacatacaacatagtggggtttgaacctgggtcttctggttcataggcgagtttgttacccactaggctactaccacccagtagtgacagggacagtccccctggagacactcagggacacagtgcaGGCTCCTGCAGTCATTAAAAAGcaggaaaagtcatggaatttgggaaaaaatgttttccagATTTGGAATATGAATAAGATaagtttatacatttttctggcaaatttgacttttttttccacatttgcacagaaatgccagagaacatatggtcatgagaATTTGCTTTTGAGTCATCGAAAACcttttgtgaaaatgtgtaagaaccctggcaatggtagcaagtggggtttgattctgggactttgtgctcttctggttcatggacgagtgtgttccccactatGCTAATTACCACCCTCTGTGTCATGGTAATAAAAATTCTGAAAGCCACAGCAAAAATACTATTAATCCATGGTATATAATTGTATGGACTAGGACTGTGTGTGCtcttgaaatatatatttttgcaggAGAATCACCCAAATATGTTATTTGTCAGTCTTTATTGATCCCTGTTATCTGACCTGCATACACTCTGTCCACAGCTTGGCATTCGGATCTCTCTTTCTCATGAGCAGGAACCTCTTGGAACAGGTGAGCAGAAACCAGGAAGACTTCATCCATGCTTTTTAATGTGAACCTGCACTATTTGAGTCTTCCAACACTACTCCTGTCCTGTTCAGCTGGTCCGCTAGCTCTAGCCAGAGAGCTTCTCACAGACAACGATGAGCCTTTTTTCGTGCTTAACAGCGATGTCATCTGTGACTTCCCCTTTGAGGACATGCTGAAGTTCCACACTCACCATGGGAAAGAGGGCTCTATTGTTGtaagtgtttttattaattctatCAATGAACAAACCATACACTCAAGTGTAGCAGATAGAAGTGGTCTATATTCTGGGCTCAAAATAAGACATGAGGTCTGGGTGGCCGAGatggaaaagtgaagtgattgtgggGGTTGATGTGGGCTTGGGCCCTGTGCACATCAGCATGTAAACAAGACCCAGCACAATTTTATTCCTAGATTCCATTTGCTGTTGGAATTTAAAGAGCACTGACTTCAGGTTTTCATGGTTGAAATCTCCAGTGACAATGAAGCATCACCCAGGTGTGAGTTTCAAGGAGTTTACTTGACTCCACTCTTCTTCCACTCTCCTCTGCAGGCCTGTTactgttatatttattttagagGGCCAACTTTGTCATTATTTTAATGCTATTAggacagtgttttgctcagtggattcAAACCTTCAAATTACGGGTCCGTtgccttacctgctaggccaccactgcccctagggcAATTGGGAGGAACTGCAACTGTAGATTcagataaaacatttaaaaaatttacaattattaataacaaaaggaaaaaagaaaaaacacatatattaaATACCACAATTCTCCTCTCAGTTCTATAGTATTATAAAATGTCATATGGGAAACTTGATGTCTATGTCGGTCTCAATGTTTATGATTTAACATActcaataaatggtgaccatatcACTTTGAACTTTTCCTGATGATTAACATGACTGCATTGCAGTGATTTTGTGTGATTTCCACAGCAAAAGAAGCCTTCTGACCATTAATGAGGCAAAGGCTACTGCCTTAGCTTGGGATGTTGTAAGAATTGGTTCCGAGGGGATTACAAAAATGGAGATATGGTGAAGGTTCAatcgttttgttttttttatccacatCCTTGCCTGTCCTGAACTTGACTGGAATCTAGTTATTACATGCTTATAGATTTGGTATAAGCCTAACTTATTAGCtgacaacaattttttttggttgtatttattttttattttacttttggcCACATGCAACTCAAAGTGACAGACCCACAAATCAGTTTGCCAGGGCATAATGTCacatctggtctttttttttaggtggtAAAGTTGAAAAAAGACCAGAATGCAGATAAAACAGAGCCAAGGGCAGTACAAGTGTTGTTCAGGCTTTTCTCCTGAAGCTGCTGTCATTGTTCACTAAAAAGTTTATGCAACAGAAAAAATTTAGATGCATGTTATTTTGCTgtatatgttaataaaaaaactttccGAGGATGTAATGACTGGTAAAACAATCCCTGGACTGTGTGACAGGTGACAAAAGTCGAGGAACCATCCAAGTATGGTGTGGTGGTGTATGAAGGAGAGACGGGACGCATTCACCGTTTTGTGGAAAAACCACAGGTCTTTGTGTCCAACAAGATTAATGCAGGCATGTACATCTTCAGCCCCTCTATGCTGAACAGGATCCAGGTGAGTTTCTTAAACTGTCCCACCCAGATGTCATCATTGTGCATCTCTATAGAAGAATTTAGTTTGTTTAACTGTTTAAACAGCCCTATTTAAGATTTTCAGATTAATGTGACCTACCACCAAAGTTATTTTGGTGGTAGACAAACTTATAACTCTTATAACACAAATCTGCAAGTGTCATTGATGTGTTACTATTCACTATTATAATTAATGAATGTTTTGGATTCAGCCATGGGCTTATGTAGTTTTTCCTGATTAATTCATTAACAAATGCACATGTTCATGATGGGGGCTGCGCAAAGTATTCTCTGCATTTAGGTCACTGGACCTGGAACTGGAGCAAAAATAGCAAGTCTTACATAATGctgcttaaaggtcccctgacatgaaaatgccactttgtgacattatttaacatttaatacctgtctatggtcctgcagtggctagaaatagcAATAGGCGTAAAGAGTGCTttagccattctgcttcgctgttcagagagcagcagtctgatctggaatttgacaACATATgggaaattttattttttttctggaaaaacactgacatgacttcctgtctgcattaGACATTGTGgttgatgtcatttccgtgaaGGCTCGCtctctataggccgctctcctcatttgtatttaaagctacagacactgaaacggcacATTCtagggaaatctcactgtgtgactggctaaaagtggtggtaattctgcaccaaggctgaatttcataaagatacttcagatacagtattaggggaccaacaagactgatataaaaggaAAACTAAATTCAAGTCACGGGACCttttttggaggaaaaaaaaactgaatcatGATATGTATATATTCTTTCTTTTTAGTTAAGGCCAACATCAATAGAGAAGGAGATCTTTCCAATCATGGCCAAGGAGGGCCACCTTTATGCCATGGAGCTTCAAGGTGTATAGCACTACTTAACATTTACCCACATTTGTAATAGTATCAGTAATAGTGATGCGCTCAAAGGCCTCCTAATACATAAAGACACCAACTTCTCTTCCATTTTTCTGcacacatttaattatttaaggTAACACTTTATTTAGGCCTTTAGTGGATGCTTGAACACCTAGTTACCTCATGAGagtgtttgatttgatttgtttcaAACCTCTGCAAAATTTAAATCCCAACATTTCAAAATTCAGCATTCATCGTGATTTGTATAAGGCTTTTGTATTTGGTGGGGTGTGTTTTATGTGATGCTGTTACTCCTGTTGGTTTACATCTCAGGCTTTTGGATGGACATCGGCCAGCCAAAGGACTTTCTAACAGGCATGTCCATGTACCTGCAGTCTGTTAgagtgcagaacccagagaagTTGTGTACTGGACCTGGATTTCTTGGTAATGTCCTTGTGGTAAGTTAtgtccactagagggcactCTGAGATATTTTTGGATTATTCAGTGAGTATTGTGAAAAATATGAAGAGAATCGTAATTAGAACATTATATAAGATAGGCTCAAATGTTAAAACatacactgcttaaaaaaataaagggaaaacaAATATAAGACAACCTaaatctgaatgaataaaatattcaaattaaataCTTTATTCTTTACATGttctgacaacaaaatcacacaaaaattaacaATGGAAaccaaatttatcaacccatggaggtctggatttggagccacactcaaaattaaagtggaaacgCACACAGGCTGGTCCAACTTTGATGTCCttaaatgtccttaaaacaagtcaaaatgagacccacacaccatccccacacactgctccctgggcacctgtcattggtgaccactgctcactagggtgatgggttaaatgcagaggacaaatttcactgcgtgcaccatgtgctgtgctgctgtgtatcacatgtgacaatcacttcactttagaaaaCATAGGAAGTGACAAGTGGTCTGTTGTCACCAACTGCAGAACCACAACTTTATTGGGGTCTTGCTATTTGCCATTGTATTTTGTCCTATGTctatttcatttgcacaacagcatgttaAATGGATTGTCAATCTGTTGCCAAGTTTTACAGTTAAATtctgttgtttaagtgttcctattattttttttttagccttgtATGTAAATTTGTCATTAGGTTTTAGTTATTTTCTTGTGGAAAAAATCAGATTTTCATGGACAGACTTTGACAGTGAACACCCAAGTTCATCTTAAGGTATTGGCTAAGTAATCAAATTTAGCTTCATGAGCTATACTCGCAGTACATTCAGACTCCACTAGGTGGAGTACAGCGTTCCATTATTGGGGTAAAATAATTCTTAAATGGTTCATTAAGCTGCAATTTGAGTCTTGTATAGATTGGATATTAGTGTCCTATATTGTGCCTGATTTGgggaaatttgtattttattaagTGCAGTTTTAATATCTATTTGGCAGGATCCTACAGCAGTCATTGGTGAGAACTGCACCATTGGGCCCAATGTTACTCTGGGGGCTGGTGTAGTTCTGGAGGACGGGGTACGGATCAAACGCTGCACTGTGCTGAAGGGCGCACGCATCCGCTCCCACTCTTGGCTTGAATCCTGCATTGTGGGCTGGAGCTCTTCAGTGGGCCAGTGGGTGAGTGTGCAGCAGGAGCATTATGAAACTGACATCAGTCTGAGTTCTGACTTATTCTTTTGTCTGAATAAATCCAACTGAATATGGTTCTTCACTATAAAATCTTTGTTTCCATGGCTCcttttttcatcctttttgATGGGGGAAAATATTATCTAAATGTCAtcttaattaatcattttgattAACATTATCCAATACATTTGAAGACCAATGtcaattttaaaaagtctaacTTTTAAATGTTGTCTGGGCAGAATCTGTAAAATAATTTATCAAACCAAATTCACCATTGCACACAGTCTAGCTTGGTCAAAATGTATTGGAGTTCACTCTTCTATTTGAGGTCGTATACAGTCTTACCTGCCATCTAATGGCctctaatttaatattttattggcTGGTATGGATGCCTTAAATTGCTTTCACAATGCacctaaaatgttttttttaaactggcgGAAACCCTGAAATTGTATTATATGATATATTGGACTGTACTTGAAAATTTTCCATTTGTTCTGTAGGTCCGCATGGAGAATGTAACAGTGCTAGGGGAGGACGTGATCGTGAATGATGAACTTTACCTCAATGGGGCAAATGTTTTGCCACACAAGTCCATCTCTGAGTCAGTGCCTGAGCCACGCATCATCATGTAACACCGGACATGAACACATTACAGTTTCGAGGAAGGACTTCACAACAGATGTTTTAAAGAAGATCGGGTGCAGCCTCTCTCTGGGCTGTCAGTCTTGGTATCACACATGCATGGTGGGAAGCAGTCCACAGCCAAGCTAAATTTCAGCATTCAGTCCAGCACGAGTGTCTTTTATAGAGATTAGGTGTTAAGTGTAGGTGATCAAGAAGTCACATTGCCTTAAGTAAGGACTTGGGcgggttttttttctacagtgctgtttgaggttttttttttttggttttttttgttttttttttttttagtctgctCTTCTGTAGTAATTTTGTTTGATCTCACCCATCAGGTAATATTCCTTAATGAATAGATGTACAAATCTGTGTatggatatttttgtatatatccTTTCCTATTTGTTGCCAGCTGTAATGAAGTGTTTGTTTAGATAGAAACACAATGCCACTTATGAGAAATAATAGACTAATTGGCACTGTATGATTGATGCTGTGTTTTGACACTTTATGCTTGTATAATGACTGTTACTGTTATGATGTCATTGGTAATTGTTGCCTGGAAGGACAAAGTTTATAAAGGCAGATGTAAAGAGTGCTGCAGCCTCCCTGAATGTACCCACATTacatgctttttaaataaaaatctttttagcATATGAACTGAAACAAAGATGTGCTTTTTAGTGCTCATCACTTGACATGGTCAGGGTCATCTTGCACTTACAACATAGAACCACTGCTATTTGTTCCCCTTGGATTTTCAGttcaaatgcacatttcacaCGAGCATCTGATTACCAGTGGGTGATTGAAGTGGGCAAGGTTTCAGGGTATATGTGTAACACACATGGAACATCTGTTTTGTATTTTGCCTGTACCTACTTTTTATGGCGCAAAGTTACATAAACAACTGTGCACGTTCCATCGGAATGACTTCCTGTAAGGTATCATGAACTAGTTTAGTTTGATGATAATCACGCAGATTTaaaattgtgtctgtgtgtttctgattcTTATGCATTTGGCCTGACCTCCAGCATGAAAAGGCACACTTGTGCAGAAACACCCCTCATCTGAAATGATGACCAGGAATGTGAGCGCATTCCTTCAGGCCACGGGTGaagtcattgcttttttttttttcttcctttcctttcttctgAGGATTGGTGTTACTGATCTGTAGCATTCAAAATGCACCCAAGTAAAGGGCGGGCAGAGGCCCGCATCGTGATTGGCCGCGCGTTCCGCATGGCGGATACGATTGGTCGGTTGAGTTGAAGTGGGCGTTCCCCCGCCTCGCTGCGTATATAGGTGAATGAcgctgtaatcagaagggtcTCACggaggtgaagtgaagtgaagtgaagtgaagtgaagtgaagtgaagtgaagtgaaggtacgttttttgtcttttttttacgtACTCCTACTGCTCATTTTCGCTGAGTTGTTGTAGTGAAATTCTGCATCAGAACCTGTATTTACCTGACGAATCCAAAAATATCCGCACTATATCCTGCCATATAAACGAGTCGGGGTGGAGGGTGACTTCATCGGTCATCTGTCACCCCTCCCTGTCCCTGAACACCGCGGCAGAGCCTCCAAAGATGTGCTGTGTACACTTAGCAACCAGTTCATTTTGTATTTCCCCACATTTGCTGGTTTTTCTAAAAGTCACATTTTTCAATTGCAAAAAGTCTGTCCATTGTATATTATACCAAAGACAGGTGGCCATGagaggaattgtctgtaggtgtgtgtgtgcatcctccGGTAGGCTGGCTGTccaccctgtgcccagtgtcccaggattaTGGTTCTGAATCCTGAGGGAGCATTTTTCTTGGTGGAAAAGTTCTGATCCCAGTGTGATTCCTAATGATGATGTGACTGTACTGACAATTCAGTAATACTGATGTTGTCCACCATGATAGATCTTTTTACAAGCAGAAATTTAGACAAAGTTTTCCACCCTGATGCTGTTCTCATACTTTGAATTCCAATTTTCCAATATTAGTCTATTTCCGTCAATTCATATTCTGTTGAGtataaaaatgaactgaaattcCTGAGGTATTCTGAACTGTATCTGAAGAAGTGTGCCAAtggaacacattttattaaacataagcagaatattaataatactgtCTTATAATATAGCATGTAATAATATTGTCTGTAAATGAAGCTGACTTATTACATTAAAGGGGCTTCTGAAACACAAGCCCCGAGACTAAATGTACTGCAGACTACCTGTCTCCCCAACTCCTCTCGGTTTGTCACATTCCCCTCAAAAATCAACATTCCTTTGTTTGCTCGCTTTTATATTTGTACCGTTGCCACAGAAACTGATTTTGTTCATAGTGAGGTTATTCGCATAGTATTTGCAGTATGCATCAGGAATTCTCTGAACACCAGATCATGGAGTGTCCTGTCTCCTGTCACGGTGACCCCGCGGTCTCTTATCCTACTGGCATTCAGTTCCCTGCCATCTGTCCTAGTAAAGGTCATGTGTCACCTCATtctcacatccacacacactcaccctcacagACACACGGCGAAGGTTAATACACATCTGGTATGAATGTAGATCTATGATCTTTGTAGACCTGAACATTTGACAGGGTCTTAGTAACTATACAGTATCACATTATATTGCACACTATGTTGCACTGTGCATTTATGGTAGTGGAAGTtagggtaatttttttttgttcattgttcGTTTTCGATTTTAATGCAggaagcacatacacacaatttgTAATGTTGATGTCCTGAGTGAACATGGGTGACATTTGACAGGGATTATGTAGGCTTTAGCAGCATGGTCACCTCTGTGCTTtccttttgttttgtcacctgttttttttactcctgaCTCTATAGTCATGCTTTCAACAGGCAGCTTAAGTGCCACTCTTTCTGAAAAGGGGCTCTCTAGAGTTGACTTCACTTGAGTGTTGTTTCTGGCCACTCAACCAACTCCAGGAATGAGGAGCTTTGGAGAGGGTTTCCTGTCTGCctttaagtttttatttatagTGAACTGTTCATATATGTTCCCCCACTCCCCATGTAAAGCTTAATGAATTAGTGATCCTGGAAAGTTGGTCTACTTTCTTTCTATTCTTccttctttcttgcttttttaaCTAGTGGGGAAGGTCTGGCTGAGATCCcaagtgacctctgacctaccaCAGCAAGGGCTCTCTAAGGCAccattcataattttttatttgcaaactTAGTCCAGCGACGTGGCAATCTAGTGCTGTGAGTGAGGGCCTGGTTTCACATGTGCATGATGTGTACAgttggtgtgtttgtgataTGTCCAAAATGTTGGCACAAcataattttcattaaaaagaacccaaaatgcctaattattgtttaaataaaagattttaaataatgtttcagATCTGTCGGATCTTGATTAGATCAAAAGGTCATGGATCGGCAGCACCTACCCAATGGCGCAACCCATTTGTCTGGCTGGAGCAGCCATTGGGGAACAGTCATTATATTGTCTGAAGCTTTATCTGGAAGACAGTGGATGTACGTAACAGTTGCAGAACTGAGAAAGCAAATTCCAGAATAAACTAGCAGGGTGTACTTCAGATGTTCATTTGCTCACTTGGTTCATTTGAGTTTGGCTCTGGGTAAAGTTGAGCAGCGTAATTTCTTAATCATCTATGTGTAGGTAAGTACATTTCATGGATAAGCAAATAGAAAAGTTGGTCCCACTCAGACCCAGTCTTTGTgtttgtatacagtacaggccaaaagtctggacaccatctcattcaatgtgttttctttattttcatgaccatttacgttggtagattctcactgaaggcaacaaaactatgaatgaacacatgcggagttatgaacttaacaaaaagtggagacctgacctccacagtcaccggacctgaacccaatccagatggtttggggtgagctggaccaacaagtgctaaacacctctgggaactccttcaagactgttggagaagcatgtcaggtgacgacctcttgaagctcatggagagaatgccaagagtgtgcaaagcagtaatcagagcaaagaaactagaatataaaacatgttttcacttatttcacctttttttgttaagtacagaactccacatgtgttcattcatagttttgttgccttcagtgagaatctaccaatgtaaatggtcatgaaaataaagaaaac
This sequence is a window from Denticeps clupeoides unplaced genomic scaffold, fDenClu1.1, whole genome shotgun sequence. Protein-coding genes within it:
- the gmppb gene encoding mannose-1-phosphate guanylyltransferase catalytic subunit beta; translated protein: MKALILVGGYGTRLRPLTLTVPKPLVEFCNKPILLHQVENLAKAGVDHVILAVSYMSEVLEREMRLQEQRLGIRISLSHEQEPLGTAGPLALARELLTDNDEPFFVLNSDVICDFPFEDMLKFHTHHGKEGSIVVTKVEEPSKYGVVVYEGETGRIHRFVEKPQVFVSNKINAGMYIFSPSMLNRIQLRPTSIEKEIFPIMAKEGHLYAMELQGFWMDIGQPKDFLTGMSMYLQSVRVQNPEKLCTGPGFLGNVLVDPTAVIGENCTIGPNVTLGAGVVLEDGVRIKRCTVLKGARIRSHSWLESCIVGWSSSVGQWVRMENVTVLGEDVIVNDELYLNGANVLPHKSISESVPEPRIIM